From a region of the Panicum virgatum strain AP13 chromosome 2K, P.virgatum_v5, whole genome shotgun sequence genome:
- the LOC120694591 gene encoding glucan endo-1,3-beta-glucosidase 4-like isoform X1 — protein MWDKRLHGCLLLLVFLLANASGSHAETAVDSEQGKRRSLATGSGMFCVAMQGADPAALQAGLNWACGPGHADCTAIQPGGPCYKQNNLQALASYAYNDYYQRSAKTSTACDFNGTATTTTTDPSSGQCVFTGSSTAGGTPAASAPSGLSPFTPGTGGFGNGSSFGSPSSGLVPFDGAESLLSRARWALCALLLALPLFFFL, from the exons ATGTGGGACAAAAGATTGCACGGGTGCCTGCTTCTTCTGGTCTTCCTTCTCGCGAACGCGTCAG GCAGCCATGCTGAAACCGCCGTCGATTCAGAGCAAGGCAAGAGGCGATCCCTGGCCACGGGGAGCGGCATGTTCTGCGTGGCGATGCAGGGCGCGGacccggcggcgctgcaggcggGGCTGAACTGGGCGTGCGGGCCGGGGCACGCCGACTGCACGGCCATCCAGCCAGGCGGGCCGTGCTACAAGCAGAACAACCTGCAGGCGCTGGCGTCCTACGCCTACAACGACTACTACCAGCGTAGCGCCAAAACCAGCACCGCCTGCGACTTCAAcggcaccgccaccaccaccaccacggatCCCA GTTCGGGGCAGTGCGTCTTCACAGGAAG CTCCACGGCCGGCGGCACTCCGGCGGCAAGCGCCCCCAGCGGGCTGTCCCCGTTCACGCCGGGCACGGGTGGCTTCGGCAACGGATCGTCCTTCGGGAGCCCCTCGAGCGGCCTGGTCCCTTTCGATGGCGCGGAGAGCCTCCTGTCCCGCGCGCGGTGGGCGCTCTGTGCCCTGCTGCTGGCGCTgccgctcttcttcttcctttga
- the LOC120694591 gene encoding glucan endo-1,3-beta-glucosidase 4-like isoform X2, whose translation MLCVCGSGSHAETAVDSEQGKRRSLATGSGMFCVAMQGADPAALQAGLNWACGPGHADCTAIQPGGPCYKQNNLQALASYAYNDYYQRSAKTSTACDFNGTATTTTTDPSSGQCVFTGSSTAGGTPAASAPSGLSPFTPGTGGFGNGSSFGSPSSGLVPFDGAESLLSRARWALCALLLALPLFFFL comes from the exons ATGCTCTGTGTGTGTGGCTCCG GCAGCCATGCTGAAACCGCCGTCGATTCAGAGCAAGGCAAGAGGCGATCCCTGGCCACGGGGAGCGGCATGTTCTGCGTGGCGATGCAGGGCGCGGacccggcggcgctgcaggcggGGCTGAACTGGGCGTGCGGGCCGGGGCACGCCGACTGCACGGCCATCCAGCCAGGCGGGCCGTGCTACAAGCAGAACAACCTGCAGGCGCTGGCGTCCTACGCCTACAACGACTACTACCAGCGTAGCGCCAAAACCAGCACCGCCTGCGACTTCAAcggcaccgccaccaccaccaccacggatCCCA GTTCGGGGCAGTGCGTCTTCACAGGAAG CTCCACGGCCGGCGGCACTCCGGCGGCAAGCGCCCCCAGCGGGCTGTCCCCGTTCACGCCGGGCACGGGTGGCTTCGGCAACGGATCGTCCTTCGGGAGCCCCTCGAGCGGCCTGGTCCCTTTCGATGGCGCGGAGAGCCTCCTGTCCCGCGCGCGGTGGGCGCTCTGTGCCCTGCTGCTGGCGCTgccgctcttcttcttcctttga
- the LOC120694594 gene encoding serine/arginine-rich SC35-like splicing factor SCL33 isoform X1 has product MRRGYSYSPSPPRGYRRRARSPSPRDHYGGRGRDLPTSLLVRNLRRDCRPEDLRRPFGQFGRLKDIYLPRDYYTGEPRGFGFIQYYDPEDAADAKYYMDGQLVLGRQITVVFAEENRKKPQEMRARDRVRGRSYDRRYSRSRSPLYSRGRSPSRSYSRSLSPPNPKHRLRERSYSRSPVDSRSRSGSPYEEEYRRSSRRERSLSATG; this is encoded by the exons ATGAGAAGGGGTTACAGTTACAGTCCTTCACCACCAAGGGGTTACAGGAGAAGGGCTCGCAGCCCAAGCCCCCGTGATCATTACGGTGGCCGTGGTAGAGATCTCCCAACCAGTCTTTTGGTCAGGAATCTCCGTCGGGACTGCAG GCCAGAAGACCTTCGTCGCCCATTCGGACAGTTTGGGCGACTTAAAGATATATATCTACCAAGAGATTATTACACTGG GGAGCCTAGAGGATTTGGTTTTATCCAGTATTATGATCCAGAAGATGCTGCTGATGCAAAGTACTACATGGATGGGCAGCTGGTTCTTGGCAGGCAAATAACTGTTGTATTTGCAGAGGAGAATAGGAAGAAGCCTCAAGAGATGAGAGCTAGGGACAGAGTCAG AGGTCGTTCTTATGATCGGAGGTACTCTCGCTCTAGGTCCCCTCTTTATTCTAGGGGTCGTTCTCCTTCCCGCAGCTACTCAAG GTCTCTTTCACCGCCAAATCCCAAACACAGGCTTAGAGAGCGGTCCTACTCCCGCTCACCTGTTGACAGCAGATCAAGAAGCGGGAGCCCCTACGAGGAGGAATACCGCAGATCCTCACGAAGAGAGAGGTCTCTCTCTGCTACCGGATGA
- the LOC120694594 gene encoding serine/arginine-rich SC35-like splicing factor SCL33 isoform X2 translates to MGAREPRGFGFIQYYDPEDAADAKYYMDGQLVLGRQITVVFAEENRKKPQEMRARDRVRGRSYDRRYSRSRSPLYSRGRSPSRSYSRSLSPPNPKHRLRERSYSRSPVDSRSRSGSPYEEEYRRSSRRERSLSATG, encoded by the exons ATGGGTGCAAG GGAGCCTAGAGGATTTGGTTTTATCCAGTATTATGATCCAGAAGATGCTGCTGATGCAAAGTACTACATGGATGGGCAGCTGGTTCTTGGCAGGCAAATAACTGTTGTATTTGCAGAGGAGAATAGGAAGAAGCCTCAAGAGATGAGAGCTAGGGACAGAGTCAG AGGTCGTTCTTATGATCGGAGGTACTCTCGCTCTAGGTCCCCTCTTTATTCTAGGGGTCGTTCTCCTTCCCGCAGCTACTCAAG GTCTCTTTCACCGCCAAATCCCAAACACAGGCTTAGAGAGCGGTCCTACTCCCGCTCACCTGTTGACAGCAGATCAAGAAGCGGGAGCCCCTACGAGGAGGAATACCGCAGATCCTCACGAAGAGAGAGGTCTCTCTCTGCTACCGGATGA